One genomic segment of Sparus aurata chromosome 24, fSpaAur1.1, whole genome shotgun sequence includes these proteins:
- the LOC115576886 gene encoding uncharacterized protein LOC115576886 produces MEMQNKLAIYRTHLRKLGCPEVTINSLKHKPEGKSRPAFGIKKPRRSEVNYCPPYPIGESEKSLESVRMELVSDVKKRNNREAVRMKMEKTFAYRRQEVVRDAPMIKDFQARWPALFEVGEINAEFKRITTMPLQSRFLSRLDVHSEKLIRLFKNRGGQIGRRLGGIIAPMDEDDDVDLRRECVIKALCVYLNEDPDNLLREYVAADESLLQESIEETTMGIYVLKHRDASEKPEDIGIVLESQIVMQDLDNVPLAAAMLFGLIYSLNLNYPAELKYTFEVLQKVVMELEGNALSKKAQVLKNRLYQ; encoded by the exons ATGGAAATGCAGAACAAACTGGCAATCTACCGCACTCACCTGAGAAAGCTTGGGTGTCCTGAGGTGACAATAAACTCTCTCAAGCACAAACCAGAGGGCAAATCAAGACCTGCCTTTGGCATTAAAAAACCAAGAAGGTCAGAAGTGAACTACTGTCCCCCCTATCCTATTGGAGAATCTGAGAAGAGTCTTGAGAGTGTGAGAATGGAGCTTGTTTCAGATGTCAAGAAGAGGAACAACAGGGAGGCTGTAAGGATGAAAATGGAAAAGACATTTGCATAtagaagacaggaagtggttCGCGACGCACCAATGATAAAAGACTTCCAGGCGAGATGGCCAGCACTTTTTGAAGTAGGCGAG ATTAATGCTGAATTCAAGCGGATCACAACAATGCCCCTGCAGTCCAGATTTCTATCTCGGTTAGATGTTCACTCTGAGAAACTgatcagactttttaaaaacagaggaggacagataGGCAGACGCCTAGGGGGCATCATTGCACCCATGGATGAA GATGATGACGTGGATCTGAGAAGAGAATGCGTCATAAAGGCACTCTGCGTTTACCTGAATGAGGACCCAGATAATCTATTGAGAGAGTATGTG GCAGCAGATGAATCCCTCCTCCAGGAATCCATTGAGGAAACCACCATGGGTATCTACGTCTTGAAACACAGAGATGCCAGTGAAAAACCAGAGGACATTGGCATTGTCCTCGAGTCCCAGATTGTGATGCAGGATTTGGACAATGTTCCCTTAGCTGCTGCCATGTTGTTTGGCCTAATTTATTCTTTGAACTTGAACTACCCTGCTGAACTCAAGTACACCTTTGAAGTGCTGCAGAAGGTGGTCATGGAGCTTGAAGGCAATGCACTGTCCAAAAAAGCCCAAGTCCTGAAGAACAGACTTTATCAGTGA